GCTTCCACGCCGGCAGCTTCGTTGCTCCAAACGGTATCGCTGAAATGAACTATAATGTAGCTTATTCGACAGGTTCAGTTGATAATTTCCACGCAGGCTGGGGAAATACATTATATAATGACATTGGTCAGTACAAAACCGGTGCTTCGCCACATGAGACCAATACCATTTTCAAAGACATTTCGTACACTACTGCAACAGATTTGCACCTTCTGCCACCATCCGATGGTGATCCCGATCTTGCAGGCATGCCTGTTCCTGAAATAACATCAGATATCGATAACCAGATCAGGAATGCCACTGCTCCTTACAGGGGAGCTGATGAGGCAACCAATCCTGTCCCGGTTGAACTTACATCTTTTGTTGCCAATGTCACAGGAAATTCCGTAACATTGAAATGGGTAACAGCATCAGAAAAGAATAACAGCGGTTTCCAGGTTGAGAGATCAATTGCGACGAGTGATTGGGTTTCGGCAGGTTTTGTGACCGGCAAAGGTACCTCGTTATCATTAAACGAATATTCGTTCGTTGATAAGGGACTTGCTGCGGGCAAGTATTCGTATCGCCTTAAACAGATCGATCATGACGGTTCAGTTAAATATTATCAACTCGCGAGTGAAGTGGAAATAGGAATACCTGCTGAATTCAATATTTCGCAGAATTATCCTAATCCGTTTAACCCGGCAACCAGGATCGATTTTGCTGTTGCAGAACTCGCATCAGTCAATATTGAGCTCTTTGATATTTCCGGATCGAAGGTTGCCGAACTTTATAAGGGGATAAACGAACCGGGTTTTTATTCGATGACAATCGATATGCAAAAGTATGGTTTGAGCTCGGGTAACTACTTTTACAGATTTTCGGCAACAGGTGTAAGAGACGGAAAAATCTTCACATCATTCAAGAAAATGACTCTGTTGAAATAATTTAAAAGCAAAAGAGCCGGCTCAACAGAACCGGCTCTTTTTTTCTAACTTTTATAAAGACTATTTCAAAGCGGCAAGTGCTGCAGCATAATCAGGTTCCTGTGCGATTTCAGGTACCTGTTCTTTGTAGACAACTTTACCTTCTTCATTCACAACTACCACTGCTCTGGAATAGAGACCGGACAGTCCTCCTTCAACAATGGTGACACCGTAATCTTCTCCAAAAGAGGAATTTCTAAATCCACTTAGTCCACTTACTTTTTCAAGGCCATCGGTTGTGCAAAATCTTGAGTGAGCAAACGGGAGGTCCATTGAGATGCAAAGGACTTCTGTGTTTTCCAATTTTGAAGCTTCAGCATTGAATTTGCGTACAGATGAAGCACAAACAGGTGTATCAAGACTGGGGAAAATATTCAAAACCAGTTTTTTTCCTTTGTAATTGGCGAGTGATACTTCTGCAAGAGAAGTATTTACGAGACTAAAATCAGGTGCATCAGTACCTTCTTCGGGAAGGAAACCAATGGTGTTTATCTTGTTTCCTTTTAGTGTAATTTCTGCCATGGGTTCTCCATAAATTAGTGATAATAAAATAACCTTTATTCGTCCGTTTTAGTTTCAGACGGAGGTTTTACTCTAAAACTTTTTGTAATAATCGTGGTTGGATCCCAGCTCCGCATCCTTTTACCTTCTGTATCCTCGGGAAATCCCATCACTCTGCCAAACATCGCAGTCTCGGGAAATTGTTCCAGCATCACCTTAAAAATTACCAGCATCGGGATGCCGAGAAACAATCCGCTCACACCCCACAGACTTCCCCAGAAGACCAGTCCAAACATTGCTGTGATCGTATTCAATCTTAGTTTGTTTCCCATCAAAATGGGTTCAAGAATGTTTCCCATACCCATCTGGATTGTTGTGAGCAGGACAAAAACCACGCCCGGAACAAAAATATTATCAAACTGCACAAGTGCCATCAGTGAAGGGAAAAGTACTGAGATAATTGCCCCGATAAAAGGGACGAAGTGAAGTAAAAAAGCTACAAATCCCCACAAAAATGCGAATTTGACTCCAAAAATTATGCAAACTGTATAGACGAGGATACCAACTATCAGGTTGATGAAGAGTTTTATGTTGGCGTAAGAGTAGATGAATTTTTGAATAGTGAGATAAGCACTGGTAACCATCTCAAGATTTTGTCCACCTGCCACATACCTCAAATATCTTTTATAGTTCGGCAGGGCAAAAAGGAAAACGACAAAATAAATTGAGAACCAGAAAAAACTGTTTGTGAACGCGGTGAATGAGGAGACCAGTCCCTTAGCGGTTGTAGTAATAAAATCTTTTGAGAGAAGTTGGGTCAATTCCTTCTCAATATCTACTGTTGTATGAAAACGAAGATTTATTACATTTTCGATGCCATTAAGCAATC
This genomic window from Ignavibacteria bacterium contains:
- the tpx gene encoding thiol peroxidase, with the protein product MAEITLKGNKINTIGFLPEEGTDAPDFSLVNTSLAEVSLANYKGKKLVLNIFPSLDTPVCASSVRKFNAEASKLENTEVLCISMDLPFAHSRFCTTDGLEKVSGLSGFRNSSFGEDYGVTIVEGGLSGLYSRAVVVVNEEGKVVYKEQVPEIAQEPDYAAALAALK
- a CDS encoding AI-2E family transporter, with protein sequence MEKSLNRIFVLLLSFAVVLAFYLLATFSAIIIPLTFAFLAATMFQPITIFLRSKKVPFYLIIPSISFITLGVLFMMYLIISSTFGEIGAQSDDFVQVLIVKIDRLLNGIENVINLRFHTTVDIEKELTQLLSKDFITTTAKGLVSSFTAFTNSFFWFSIYFVVFLFALPNYKRYLRYVAGGQNLEMVTSAYLTIQKFIYSYANIKLFINLIVGILVYTVCIIFGVKFAFLWGFVAFLLHFVPFIGAIISVLFPSLMALVQFDNIFVPGVVFVLLTTIQMGMGNILEPILMGNKLRLNTITAMFGLVFWGSLWGVSGLFLGIPMLVIFKVMLEQFPETAMFGRVMGFPEDTEGKRMRSWDPTTIITKSFRVKPPSETKTDE